A segment of the Agarivorans albus genome:
TAAGTTCACCGATACCATCACCGAACAAAATGAAGACATCGATAAAAGTGATGTAGCTGCACGCTTTGATGCTGACTTTGCCCTAGCCAGTGGCGAGCTCACTAAGATGATCCCCGATTTAATCGCAGCCTTAGGCGGCGAATTAACCAGCTAAGTCCTCACAGTTACTTACCTATTTCACCAACCATTAACATAGTTTCAGATACTTGCTAAAGGTTGGTGATTTTTTAAGCAAAACCATTGCAAGCCCCGCTCGCTACGCGTAAAATGCGCGCCCTTATTGTGCTGCTCGCAGCCTTCCTCAATGATTCGACTAAGACCCGGAGCTTTGATGTTTACACCTGAACTACTGTCACCTGCTGGCACCCTTAAAAACATGCGTTATGCCTTTGCTTATGGCGCCGATGCGGTATACGCGGGCCAACCTCGTTACTCGTTACGTGTACGTAATAACGAGTTTAACCACGAGAATCTTGCCCTAGCGATTAACGAAGCGCATGCGCAAGACAAAAAACTCTACGTGGTAAGCAATATTGCCCCGCATAACGCTAAGTTAAAAACTTACCTGCGCGATATTGAGCCAGTGATCGCCATGAAGCCAGACGCCTTGATTATGTCTGATCCAGGCATGATTATGATGGTGCGCGAAGCCTTCCCCGATCAAACTATTCATTTATCGGTTCAAGCCAACGCAATTAACTGGGCCACGGTTAAATTTTGGCAGCAACAAGGTGTAGAGCGAGTGATTTTGTCACGCGAACTATCGCTAGACGAAATCGAAGAAATTCGTATGCAAGTGCCAGAAATGGAGCTTGAAGTATTTGTGCACGGCGCATTATGCATGGCCTACTCTGGCCGCTGTTTGCTGTCGGGCTACATTAATAAGCGCGATCCAAACCAAGGAACTTGCACGAACTCGTGCCGCTGGAAGTACAACGCGCACGAAGCCAAAGAAAACGAAGTAGGCGATATTATTGCTGCCCAACCGCAAGTAGTTGAACCTACCCTGGGTGCAGGCGCGCCGAGCGACCAAGTATTCTTATTGCAAGAGCAAGGCCGCCCTAACGAGTATATGCCAGCCTTTGAAGATGAGCACGGCACTTACATCA
Coding sequences within it:
- the yegQ gene encoding tRNA 5-hydroxyuridine modification protein YegQ, which produces MFTPELLSPAGTLKNMRYAFAYGADAVYAGQPRYSLRVRNNEFNHENLALAINEAHAQDKKLYVVSNIAPHNAKLKTYLRDIEPVIAMKPDALIMSDPGMIMMVREAFPDQTIHLSVQANAINWATVKFWQQQGVERVILSRELSLDEIEEIRMQVPEMELEVFVHGALCMAYSGRCLLSGYINKRDPNQGTCTNSCRWKYNAHEAKENEVGDIIAAQPQVVEPTLGAGAPSDQVFLLQEQGRPNEYMPAFEDEHGTYIMNSKDLRAIQHVERLTKMGVHSLKIEGRTKSFYYCARTAQVYRQAINDAVAGKPFDPSLMGTLENLAHRGYTEGFLRRHTHDEYQNYDYGYSVSDTQQFVGEVAGRNQAGLAEITVKNKFVLGDTLELMTPQGNLNFKLEHLENKKGELIDDAKGSGHTVFLPVPENVDLEHALIMRNLQSGQDTRNPHQAAEVKA